GTGGTGGCTTGGATAAGTCAGTATGGCGTTTAGAGCCACACcaaatcattgtgttttatgttcAAAGATTTAGATGGCTGAGAATTACTTCTGTTACCTTTTGCATGTCTAAAATACTTGCTAACATCCAAAGTGTAGAAATAAAGATGGGGCAAATTGGTGAGGTGGAAAGTTAGTTGGGGCGTGGCGCAGCTACTCCGGTGCTCACCCACATGGCTGCCATACCAAAAGTGTTGTCCATCAGCTGATGGAAACACATGATTCTCTGCAAACATAACATCTCCTTCCTCTTTGTTTATGATATCAGTCATGACAAAGACAATTACTGATTCTGAAAATTTGCTTTGGTGCCTGTTCAGAAGCCAACCAAACATCAAAAGCAACATAAAAGTACCTCTCAGGAGAGTCaagacaaacattttgtcaCTGACATAATCCGCAACCGTAGAGGGTCAACACAACTAATGATGTGactcttttatgttttgtgtttccttaCCCCCTCTTCTCCCCTTCctccaattttttaaaacacccCTACATTCCCCACACTGgtatgtgtgcgcgtgcgtATGTGATCCCTCAAAATCCCCCCCTCTTCAACCCGCATGGCTTTTTGAAAATCTTCCacatttgcatcatttttgcaacatccccCTCCCACCTTAAACATCTGTCTTTATTGGCCGTCTCATCCCCGATCTCATCGCTGCCATGTGCTCAGAGGAACCTGACTGCATGATGCAGGCCGAGGATGAGACAGGAGCCCCGCTGATTGCACAATCATTCTCAGACAGTAACCAATCAAATCATCAAGTTACACTTACAAGGACTGAATGCCCGGTCCACATTCCCCACCCGCCTCACAAGCGGCGTAGGACACATAAAGGTCGGGCGCGAGGTGCAGTAGCACCATCAGTCCCCCTGTGTTGTCCAAGCGCTAGCCCGTCAGACTCGGGTGCCATTACACCCGTGACCCTTCCGAGACGGGCCAGGCTGTCCACGCCCTCCTCCACATCGTCGTTGTCCCCTGGCTCTGGAAGTGAGTGTGGGAGCAGTGGGGGTAGAAGTAGGGCAGGCCCAGAGAGAGGCTGCATGGATGAGAGCTGGTTTGTCACCCCTCCCCCCTGTTTCACTGCAGAGGGAGCCACGGCAGAGGCCAGCCCGATGGAGGACCTGCTCATCGAGCACCCCAGCATGTCTGTGTACGTCTCCCCGAGCAACTTCTCCATGGTCTCCAACAGCAACCTGTCTGTGGTGGGAGAGGAAAGCATTGTCAGCCTGGCGAGTAGCGTGAGGTGAGAAATAGCACTCATTTATGTTGGCTACACTTGACCTTCACCTGTGGTGGACATAGTATTCAGATCCCTCatgtaagtaaaagtactaataccacacaaTGACAATaatctgttacaagtaaaagtcctgcattgaaaatgttacttaagttaaattaagtaaGTTTAAGGGACGTGTATTTAAGgcattaaaagtaaaaggtCCCTATGcagagaaatattttaaaaaaggaaaacatacaaCACACCCTAAAAAGAAATcctcaaagttaaaaaagtagaaaaaaacacccagaaaaactctctctctcttgctctctttctctctcactctgtgtgtgtgtgtgtgtgtgtgtgtgtgtgtgtgtgtgtgtgtgagtgtgtgtgtgtgtgtgtgtgtgtgtgtgtgtgtgcatagaaATAtgaagtggcatgaaaagaaaatactcaagtaataaagtacaagtacttcaaaTTCACACTTAGGTACAGTACTTGGATAAATATACTTAGTTATATTCCATCACTGACTTTCCCCTGCTTTTTTAGCATCAGCAGCAATCACAcctttgattattattttttctctccccttGCAGCAGAGTGGCAGAACCAGCTGCTGCCCCCGCTGCCCGCAGCACTATGCCCACCAGGGTGAGCCGTGGAGCAGCTGCCCAGGCTGGAGCTCTGGCCAAGGTCACCCAAGTGGCCAGGGTCCAGCGTAGCAAAGCGCGCATTGAGCGACGCCACCTAGGCCGCAATCGCATCCAACGCCAAAACCGCACCAGGGAGCAGGTCCCTCGCCACGCAGCCCACGCCAGAAACACCTTCCTGCACCAGCCCAGCAAGCGTAACTTCTGCCACTAAACTCCCCAGCAAGCAGGGGGCATTGTTTACTCTGAGGGCATTAGTAGACACACGAGATTAAATGTATTCCCCCCTACTGCATATATGCTTTAATTTCTGCACATTATATCATATTACACTCAGATACCAGTAGACCagtagcttttttgttttggttaagtCACAAACTGATTCCACCTGGTAGTTTTATGCCCCATTCAAGCCCTCTGAGTAGATCTATGTAGACCTTTATTATACTTGTTGTCCATTGCAGTAtccaaacaactaaaaaaatcctcaaaaatatttaaacaggtTGTACTTAGTAAcaataatgtttgaaaaacaacaaaaagattagctctattgtttttttcctatctCGGTAAAATACTCTTTTCTGTCACGCTTCTTCAAggcatgttatttttattaattcaacCATTAAATCCTTAAAATACTCAATTTGGagataatgatttaaaatataagtgtactttaaatctttttctggtGGAAAccatgagagagagaaaagttaaGCATCTTTGCAGAGAAAACAACTCATCATGTCTACAAAGCTTTACTTTACAGGtgattatatttttcattaaaggGTGAAGGATATACCGTGGGTGAGGAGTGTGAGAGGAAAATCACTAGACGTTTGTTTCTCTTCAGTTTCCACATGCAAAGGAAAAGGCGATGGCAAGGAAACATGGAGCAACCCATTTTCATCATAGGAAACAAATGTGATATTTCTCTCCTCGCTTTGTGGAGGGTGAGAGCAAGTAGAGGAGGGTGAGAGTGTGAGCAAAACAGACTAAAGAGTACAAGAAATGATATGAGGAATTAAAGCTATTATTAAAAGGAATGTAGTTAGCATGAAACGGACATAGGAAAGTGATATGTAACCCTCTGAGCAGCCTGTGAGCACTAAAAAACCACCcagttttgaatatttaatcAGTGTTGCTTTGGATAATGAATAAGGCACCTTTTTTGTGAACATAATGATTAGTGTAATGGGCACCCATAATACACGTATAAATAGAAATGCTGATAAAGAGTCAGAGTTGTTCCAGTACCAATATTGGAAGTGCCTGGTATTGGCTAGTACGCGGGTCAAAGCTCCGATTCAATACCACGTAATTTATGAAGAATTTCGCTGCTCTGTGACAGTTAAAGTTCTAtggcatgtgtgtatttgttcatgttttacaaagggttaaacctgaGCAATATCATACAACAATGCTAGCAATCATTTCACACCCATACAGTGTTAGTATACTGCTGTTAAAGGGATGG
The DNA window shown above is from Plectropomus leopardus isolate mb chromosome 8, YSFRI_Pleo_2.0, whole genome shotgun sequence and carries:
- the LOC121946764 gene encoding tumor protein p53-inducible nuclear protein 2 isoform X1 gives rise to the protein MFQRLSNLLFGEVEEVAAELKGPNPCVTEADEEGWMLVNLPEEPDCMMQAEDETGAPLIAQSFSDSNQSNHQVTLTRTECPVHIPHPPHKRRRTHKGRARGAVAPSVPLCCPSASPSDSGAITPVTLPRRARLSTPSSTSSLSPGSGSECGSSGGRSRAGPERGCMDESWFVTPPPCFTAEGATAEASPMEDLLIEHPSMSVYVSPSNFSMVSNSNLSVVGEESIVSLASSVSRVAEPAAAPAARSTMPTRVSRGAAAQAGALAKVTQVARVQRSKARIERRHLGRNRIQRQNRTREQVPRHAAHARNTFLHQPSKRNFCH
- the LOC121946764 gene encoding tumor protein p53-inducible nuclear protein 2 isoform X2 — protein: MFQRLSNLLFGEVEEVAAELKGPNPCVTEADEEGWMLVNLPEEPDCMMQAEDETGAPLIAQSFSDSNQSNHQVTLTRTECPVHIPHPPHKRRRTHKGRARGAVAPSVPLCCPSASPSDSGAITPVTLPRRARLSTPSSTSSLSPGSGKGATAEASPMEDLLIEHPSMSVYVSPSNFSMVSNSNLSVVGEESIVSLASSVSRVAEPAAAPAARSTMPTRVSRGAAAQAGALAKVTQVARVQRSKARIERRHLGRNRIQRQNRTREQVPRHAAHARNTFLHQPSKRNFCH
- the LOC121946764 gene encoding tumor protein p53-inducible nuclear protein 2 isoform X3 is translated as MFQRLSNLLFGEVEEVAAELKGPNPCVTEADEEGWMLVNLPEGATAEASPMEDLLIEHPSMSVYVSPSNFSMVSNSNLSVVGEESIVSLASSVSRVAEPAAAPAARSTMPTRVSRGAAAQAGALAKVTQVARVQRSKARIERRHLGRNRIQRQNRTREQVPRHAAHARNTFLHQPSKRNFCH